TGACCGTCGCCACCCGCGGGGTTGCCTCCGGCCAGCTCCTTGCGCGAACAGCTGCAGGCGAAGATCCGCCCCGCCGCCGCGAGCTGGGCAAGTGCAGCGCGGTACGCTTCACGGCGCGTGCTCTGGTAGAGCACCGCGCCGTCCCACTCGAATCCGTACGCGTCGAGCGTGCGCAACATTTCGTCGGCGCAGCCGGGCACGACGCGAGGCGTATCGAGATCCTCGATGCGCACCAGCCAGCGCGCGCCGCGTGCCCGCGCGTCGAGATAGCTGCCGGTTGCGGCCAGCAGCGAACCCAGATGAAGGGGCCCGGTAGGAGAGGGAGCAAAACGGCCCGCTTCGCGAGATGTCATCGGGATCTGCCAGCCCACGGCGGCGGTGCCCACAAAGCAAAACGGCGCCGAGACGGCGCCGTTCGTGCAGCTTCAGGGAAGCCGTGACGCGTACCGATCAACGGTATCGGTCGTCTCGATCGCCGTACTGCCGTTCGCGGCGCTCGCGACGTTCCTGCGCTTCGATCGTCAGCGTGGCCACGGGCCGCGCTTCGAGACGCTTCACGCCGATCTCCTCGCCGGTCTCGAGGCAGTAGCCGTACGAGCCGTCTTCGACACGTTTCAACGCTTCGTCGATCTTGCGGATGAGCTTGCGCTCGCGATCGCGTGTGCGCAGTTCGAGGCTGAATTCCTCTTCCTGCGTGGCGCGGTCATTGGGATCGGGAAAATTCGCCGCTTCGTCTTTCATGTGAGAGACGGTGCGATCCACTTCTACCATCAGGTCGCGCTTCCAGCCATTCAGGATGTTCCTGAAGTGCTCGAGCTGCTCCTTGTTCATGTACGCCTCGCCACGTTTGGCGATGTACGGCTGAACGTTGCGCGGGCCTGCCAGCAGACTGCTGGCGTCGTCGTCGTCACCGCTCTCGTTGGCGGCGGCGGCGCGCGCGGCGAGCGTGCTCTGTGAGGACGGTACGCCCGTGGCGGTCACGACGATGCGTTCTGCAGGCGCTGCCTTGCGGATCGCCTGCGCAACCGGCGTTGCACTGGAGGAGGCGCTCGCGATGGGGGCGGGCTTGGGAACCGCGGCAACCTTTGCGACGGGCTTCGCGGCGGGTGCCTTCGT
This sequence is a window from Pseudomonadota bacterium. Protein-coding genes within it:
- the dksA gene encoding RNA polymerase-binding protein DksA yields the protein MPTKRAAAKPAKPKKAEKPKLTAKKPVAKSVAAKSPAKPAPTKAPAAKPVAKVAAVPKPAPIASASSSATPVAQAIRKAAPAERIVVTATGVPSSQSTLAARAAAANESGDDDDASSLLAGPRNVQPYIAKRGEAYMNKEQLEHFRNILNGWKRDLMVEVDRTVSHMKDEAANFPDPNDRATQEEEFSLELRTRDRERKLIRKIDEALKRVEDGSYGYCLETGEEIGVKRLEARPVATLTIEAQERRERRERQYGDRDDRYR